AAACCTGGAAACCCTGCGTGACCGCCATGGGAACCCCCTTCAATCCACGTGACTATCCGGAGTCCTGGTATTTTCTGCAGCCCGGCACCGTGGTGGATCAATATATCATCGAGCGCGCCTTGGCTGGCGGGGGGTTTAGTTCAGTCTACCTGGCCCGGCAACGCGCCGATCAGCACCAGGTCGCCATCAAGGAATACCTGCCGCGGCGTCTCGCGCACCGAACCTGGCAGAACCAGGTGGTTCCGAACGACGATGCCGCCCGGCCGATGTTCATCAAGGGGCGCAAGCGCTTTCTGGAAGAAGCCAAGGTGCTTGCCACGCTGCACCACCCCAACGTAGTGGAAGTGCGCAATTTCTTCCAGGCCAATGCCACGGTCTATCTTGTGATGACCTATGAATACGGCAAGATTCTGGGTGACTATCTCAAGGAAAAGGCGGGCAGTCTCAGCGAGCAGTTCCTCATGACGGTGTTTCCGGCCTTGCTTGAGGCGCTCAAGGCCATCCATGCCCGTGGCCTGCTGCATCTGGACGTAAAGCCCCACAATATCCTGATTCGCGTCGGCGGTGACCCCATTCTGCTCGACTTCGGTGCGGTCCAGCCC
This Methyloterricola oryzae DNA region includes the following protein-coding sequences:
- a CDS encoding serine/threonine-protein kinase; its protein translation is MPNPQTWKPCVTAMGTPFNPRDYPESWYFLQPGTVVDQYIIERALAGGGFSSVYLARQRADQHQVAIKEYLPRRLAHRTWQNQVVPNDDAARPMFIKGRKRFLEEAKVLATLHHPNVVEVRNFFQANATVYLVMTYEYGKILGDYLKEKAGSLSEQFLMTVFPALLEALKAIHARGLLHLDVKPHNILIRVGGDPILLDFGAVQPYPFTGEAKTGKVLTNGFSPVEQYADDGRLGPWSDIYAVGATMRMCLDGQPPPQALERREKDRLIPASKAFQRKYPAYLLAAIDAAMSVEPQDRPQSADDLLAALGPARRSDAE